Genomic DNA from Epinephelus moara isolate mb chromosome 24, YSFRI_EMoa_1.0, whole genome shotgun sequence:
CACTGTGTGGAGTCAAACTGGACTCCAACAACAAAGCAGGCTATCTGCTCTCAGGTACAGTACGCAGTGGTTTGCTTTAATATTGTACAGACAGTCTGACAAAGGATGGGCTATTTAAAGTAATAAAGTGGTACATCAGTTTCAGTAGAAATATGCAGGGATAGCGGTAGGATGATTGTTTTGTCCCAAATGTAATACTTTGAagatattttgggaaatatacgctcatttgctttcttgctaaGTGTTAGATGAGAACATCAATACCACGTGCCGTCTGTACATTAAATATGAGGATACaggcagcagctggttagcttgcCTTTGCATACAGAatggaaacagagagaaacagctaacctggctctgtccaaatgtAACAAAATTGACAAAACAGGGTCGCTAGAGctctttaatttaaatgttactCTGTTGTTTAATCTGAACAAAAATCAAGAACCAGGCCAGACTTAAGAGTGATATCCATCTTCTCATGTAACTCTTCAGCCCTTTtcccactgcaaaaaaaaaagccagctAACATCTAGCTTTGGTCTTTCGTGGGAACggttacaatcggcattcactGTCAGGACAAATGACAgcagtcacaggtatttatcggctctggctctgatcagcagtgatggaaacatgaaacCCGGATGGATGCGCTAATTTTCGGCACTTTTCAGGTGCGACGGCCAGTAACTTCTGTGACTCTTGAACATCGTTGGCACTGcatttgaaagagactgaataagtaacagatGTAAGAAAGAAGTAACTACAGTGGCATTTGCGCtgacctccatgctgctttctaccaTTTACTTActgtgacacaccagaaaaaaggCACACTCATCTATTGGCAGGGGGAAAGAAGTCTATCCCCTATTTTAGTGTGTTTCACCACATCTAAAGAACCAGCACATACAtggtaattttggtggaaaaggggtaccAGGAAGAAAGCAGATATGTATTTCTGTCTTCTAACAAGCAGATGTTTTGTAAACAAAGTAAATTATTGGCCATATTTTTGGCAGTCACAGTTATATCACTCAAGCCGAGTTCTATTAGCTGTGAACAGCTGTGAACTAATGTTTGTTATGAAATGATAATCCCCTGAGGCTGTTAAATACAGCATTATAAAAATTTTTTGCTTCATGCAAGATGAGCCTTttgaatgttgttgttgtgatgtcactaaacaggaagtatgtGGAGCGATGGGAGAATTTCTATCGGCCAATGTGACCTGGTAGAGTCCTGGGACAACTTATCACTGTCGCAGAAGAAGAATCTCAACTACAGATACCAGATGGGCTGTGAATGCAGAGTGAGTAAGGACTGTTCGTTCTCTATTCATGCATATTTATCTGTGTCCCACTCATCTATCTGCCTTAGAGATGCCTCAGGAAACAAAGCAGCAGGAAGACAATAGGTCACTTTTCCCATCCTGTCAGTGAGTTAAGTTTTCAAAGTGCGTATACTAAAAGAATGTTGTCTCTGGCCCCtctcacattttatttgaagAATATCAGCATTGCCATCACACAGAACATTTAGAGCCCCACAGGCAAGACTGAGCAGATTAAAGAACTCTTTTGTTCCTTTAGTCTGTCAGACTACTAAATCAGAGTGTGGGTTCTCAGTAGGCCTCAGCGTACCTGGGtcaaacactgaatttaaatgAGAGCGATTAAATTTGTTTACACTGCATCCATGTCTCATTGTGTCAGATGTGATATGTAGCATTTGTAGTATGGTTCTGTTGTTTGGttcaatgttgtgttttgtatttttgtatgtatctgAAACAGTGTAGGTCCTGAGAGGCAAGACACATTAtagaaaatattccaaaaatgaaatgaaatgaaatgaaattcttctttttttttcatttcagtgcaatAGACTTTCACTTTTATATAGTTTTTCTTTAGCCTGTTCTTAtccccaggtcgtcaaatacagaCGCTTTGTCATGCTCCTCAGTGTTTGATATCGACGCCAAAGGCAACCACTACCATCTTTATGAGACACGccaggctttcaactaactcaaCTAACGCTGAAAGcaactgatgtagtataaagagtgagaaagtctgcgtaggaggggaggtggatgggtcaaagaaaacaagactttcatccaggagactgcagtttgtgtcctgtgtgaaaccaaaagtaaatgttttggttttgttttggttggcgactgtggctcagaagTTAGAGCGGGTCgcccactaatcggaagatcagtgCTTCGATCCCttgctcctccagtccgcatgtcaaagtatccttgagcaagatactggaCCCCGAATTGTTctcaatggctgttccatcggtgtgtgagtgtgttaaaactgagtagcacaTAATGTACATACAGTTGTTGTGCAATGACTTCACTCACTGTCATGTCATTTTAGTGTTAGGTAACAAACATTTCTACACCTAACCAAGCagtttgttgccttaacctaactacgtgtttcagctgtgcgtcACATGCAGACACTAAAAGGTGCCCTGTGTGTTACTATAAAACGCCGCAATGTGAGACaatgtgtctgtatttgactACCTGGGGATGAGAAGAGGCTGAGCAGCACATTTGAAAGTCTTTTGTACTGAAATGAAAAGACAGAACAGGTTGGTTTGTTTCCAGTCAACATTCCAACACATTCCAACTTTCACCCCAACAAAACTCTTATTTATAACACTATTGGAGGCAATTCAGCAGCATATTATAAGATCAGTGAGTGAGCAAACTGATGACTCAAAAACTCTTGTATCCACAGATCAACACCTGTTACACAGTCCCGTGTGCGTCTACAGGAGAAAACGAGTGCTTGTGGACTGACTGGCTGCTGGATAACAGCCTAAACGGGGAGCAGGCTCGGCAGTACGCCTGCATCCGCCGCTCTGACACAACCTGTAGCTGGTACCGAGGTGGACCCCCACCAGAGAAAGACTTCCTGGATATGTCTGACCCTTGACCTGTAAATTCTGACATTTATCTTACTCCATTTCTCTCCTGCAAAGTCCCGAGAAACATCTCCTGCTTTTGTTCATGTAGCTCAAATTTGGCGCACAAAGTAGCAACTGATTTCACTGAAAAATTGGCAGATTTTTTACGCTTGAGGGGGTTTAATTCAATGCCGAGCTTCTTTTAGCAGAGCTCAGGTGGTTGCTACAACAATGCTAGGAAAATC
This window encodes:
- the LOC126385652 gene encoding metalloproteinase inhibitor 4-like isoform X1; this encodes MAMSQKRSACLGLWVLLLLGAGMEEVVEGCSCNPAHPQQLFCSAEIVIRAKISGEKIVSPSNSSSPYMKMIQYEIKMIKMFKGFDKAKDIQYVYTPVFSSLCGVKLDSNNKAGYLLSGSMWSDGRISIGQCDLVESWDNLSLSQKKNLNYRYQMGCECRINTCYTVPCASTGENECLWTDWLLDNSLNGEQARQYACIRRSDTTCSWYRGGPPPEKDFLDMSDP